A genomic segment from Parolsenella catena encodes:
- a CDS encoding heavy-metal-associated domain-containing protein, translated as MNYTIKTQGIMCGHCEAKVESALLAVAGVTDAEADHETNVVTVEAEGVEPEQLKAAIEGASDTYKVLEVAAQ; from the coding sequence ATGAACTACACCATTAAGACGCAGGGAATCATGTGCGGCCACTGCGAGGCCAAGGTCGAGAGCGCGCTGCTCGCCGTTGCGGGCGTGACGGACGCCGAGGCGGACCACGAGACCAACGTCGTCACCGTGGAGGCGGAGGGCGTGGAGCCCGAGCAGCTCAAGGCCGCCATCGAGGGCGCGAGCGACACGTACAAGGTACTCGA